One genomic window of Ostrinia nubilalis chromosome W, ilOstNubi1.1, whole genome shotgun sequence includes the following:
- the LOC135086343 gene encoding uncharacterized protein LOC135086343 isoform X4, producing MTSQDKTFPNDIVQLSRSRAAFKGKLTQFTNFIDNLATPLTADDILNLEFRIENVTSTYEKFDTIQMQLECLSEDTSSQLLEREKFEELYFESLAKAKGLVMAFRNDNDEPEAKPSHSSECIDSIKFPEIALPSFSGDFREWLEFRETFDALINQSSLKSIQKFKYLRSCLKDGALEVVNSIEYTSDGYQMAWRLLCERYNNPRLLVSNHLRSLFEIPSISSENAKSLRALIDNINKHLRSLHTLNIPIDDWDLIIIYFMSNKLPSSLQRSWEENQSSNVLPSLQDFKNFIRRRADILDNLNVTKPGGPEARKSLVTTSSKPIVNPSCPQCKGLETHSFLSAFRRFIARRGKPRVVVSDNGTTFRGADRELRELYDFLNTNSNELTTSCTEQGIEWKFVPSYSPHMNGLAEGAVKSCKYHLKRVLKQSLLTYEGFSTILIQIEGILNSRPLCPIPFSDSEIFQVLTPAHFLIGRTPVALPDYQYDEVPTNRLKYFQQLQQIYQSFWKGFSRDYVGLLQQRGKWQSSKGPTLAAGSVVLIKDKHTPPCQWRLARIIETHPGGDGVTRVATLKTSQGSTIKLSFPKICPLPILDNN from the exons ATGACGTCACAAGACAAAACTTTTCCCAACGACATTGTTCAACTTTCACGCAGTAGAGCAGCATTTAAGGGTAAACTTACCCAATTCACCAATTTCATAGATAATTTAGCAACTCCATTAACTGCAGATGATATTTTAAACCTTGAGTTTCGCATAGAAAATGTTACATCAACTTATGAGAAATTTGACACAATTCAGATGCAATTAGAGTGCCTGTCCGAGGACACCAGTTCTCAACTCCTCGAACGTGAAAAGTTCGAGGAGCTTTACTTTGAGAGCCTAGCCAAGGCCAAAGGCCTGGTTATGGCCTTTAGAAACGACAATGATGAACCTGAAGCCAAACCATCTCATAGTAGTGAATGTATTGACTCCATTAAATTTCCAGAAATTGCATTACCCAGTTTTAGCGGTGACTTTAGGGAATGGCTTGAATTTAGGGAGACATTCGATGCCTTAATAAATCAGAGTTcattaaaatcaatacaaaAGTTTAAATATCTTCGCAGTTGTCTGAAGGACGGAGCTCTCGAGGTTGTCAATTCGATAGAATACACATCTGATGGTTACCAAATGGCGTGGAGGCTGTTGTGTGAACGCTACAACAACCCTCGCTTACTAGTTTCAAATCACCTTCGATCTCTCTTTGAAATACCATCTATTTCATCTGAAAATGCCAAGTCACTTAGAGCATTAATTGATAATATAAACAAACATCTGCGATCACTTCACACACTTAACATTCCCATTGATGATTGGGACttaattatcatttattttatgtcgaACAAATTACCTTCCTCGCTGCAACGATCATGGGAGGAAAACCAAAGCTCAAATGTACTACCTTCGTTGCAGGACTTCAAAAACTTTATACGGAGGCGAGCTGACATTCTCGACAACTTGAATGTCACTAAACCTGGGGGCCCGGAGGCACGGAAAAGTTTGGTAACCACATCCTCAAAGCCAATTGTAAATCCTTCGTGTCCGCAGTGTAAAG GTCTAGAAACTCACAGCTTCCTATCGGCGTTCAGAAGGTTCATAGCTAGACGCGGGAAGCCACGAGTGGTGGTGAGCGACAACGGCACCACCTTTCGGGGTGCTGACAGGGAGTTAAGGGAGCTATACGATTTTCTTAACACGAACTCTAACGAATTGACAACTTCGTGCACCGAGCAAGGTATCGAATGGAAGTTTGTACCTAGTTACTCACCTCACATGAATGGTTTGGCAGAGGGCGCTGTCAAAAGTTGTAAATATCATCTTAAGCGTGTCCTAAAACAAAGTCTACTTACCTATGAAGGTTTCTCAACAATTTTAATTCAGATAGAGGGCATCCTTAACAGCAGACCTTTATGTCCCATTCCTTTTTCCGATTCCGAAATATTCCAAGTCCTTACACCAGCTCACTTCCTAATAGGAAGAACTCCAGTGGCACTGCCGGATTACCAATACGACGAAGTCCCAACCAACCGACTTAAATACTTTCAACAACTCCAACAGATCTACCAATCTTTCTGGAAGGGCTTCTCAAGAGACTACGTGGGGCTACTCCAACAACGAGGCAAGTGGCAGAGCTCCAAGGGACCCACGCTGGCAGCGGGCTCCGTAGTTCTCATCAAGGACAAGCACACTCCACCATGCCAGTGGAGACTGGCAAGGATCATCGAGACACACCCCGGGGGCGACGGCGTGACTCGCGTTGCCACACTGAAGACATCCCAGGGCTCCACCATCAAGCTGTCCTTCCCGAAGATTTGTCCTCTACCAATATTAGATAATAATTAA